Genomic segment of Mycolicibacterium psychrotolerans:
TGCCTCACCCGTACGCCCGGCGTAGCAGAGCTCGGTGAGCAGCCCGGTCATGGCGATGACCAGCGAGACTTTGTCCCCGGCCACGCTGCACAACTCCCGCAGCTCCGCGAAGTGTCCCCGGCTTTCCTGGACTGCCCGCGCGGAAAAGTCGGTGGCACACAGCATGGTGCGGGGGGCGATGCGCATCGCTAGCTGGTCGGGGTGGTCGGCGGGTAGGGCGTCGGCGATGCGGCGGGCCCGCTCCCAGCAGACCCGGGAAGCCCCGAGATCGCGGTCGGTTAACCATGCGCCGGCGCGCATGTGCCAGCCATACGCCGCGTGCACCTCGCCGGCGGCTTCGAGGTGTTCGGCGATCAGCGCCGCGTTCTCCTCCACCGAACCCGGCTCGCGTTCCTGGATCGCGGTAGCTAGGCGCCGGTGCCACTGTGCGCGATCGGATTTCAGCTGCGATTCGCAGGCCACCGCGCGGATCAGCGGATGCCGGAACGCGTACTCGGCGCTCGGGGTGAACCGCACCTGATCGATCAGCTCCGCGGTGAGCAACTCCTCGAACATCACATCGATGCCCAACGCGGACACCAGCTCCGTCCCGAAGCGGGCGCCGATCACCGACGCCGCACTCAACATGCGTTTGGCCGGGTTGGTCAGCCGGTCTATGCGCGCCTCGATCGCCGCCTGCACCGTGGCAGGCACGCTCACGTCCGCGACATCCGTGTCACAGGCGTAGCCACCGCGCTCGCCGGCCAGCACGCCGCGCTGCGCCAGCTCGCGCACGATCTCCTCGGCGAAAAACGGATTCCCCGCGGCACGGTCGGCGATGAGCGTCGTCAGCTCGCTGACCGACGGATCTACGCCCAGCAGGTCGGCCACAAGGACCGCGGTGTCCGAATCCGTCAGTGGGGCAAGGGTTATCGTCTGACTACTGGGCACTCGAGTCAGCGCGCCCCGGTATTCCGGGCGGGACGTGATCAGCACCGTCGATGCGGTGCGCGGAATGACGGTGAGGAAATCGGCGATCATCGACTCGCTCACCGTGTCGATCCACTGCGCGTCCTCGATGATATAGAGCGCCGGTGCGGTGCGCGCCAGCATCGCACTATTGATCAGAGCGGTCAGCCTGCGCCGCCGCGCATCCGGGTCGATCGCTGGCAACGCCACCTCGGGGTCGGCGACACCGAGAAGGTCATCAAGAAGCAGCAGGTCCTGCGGGTCAGCCTGCGGGACGTGTTCCCGGACCCGTTCGCGAGCGGCCGGGCCGTCAACGCCTTCGACCCCGCTCACTGAGCGGAGCAGCCGCTTCAGGGCATCGAAAGGGACTTCGCTGACGTGGGATTCGCAGAAGGCCCAAAACACTTCGGCCCCGCGACCCGCCGCGGCCGCCGCGGCTTCGCGGGCCAGCCGGGACTTACCGATGCCCGGCGCTCCAACCACATTGACCACACCACCGCGGCCACCGAGCATGCGGTCCGCCATCGCCTCCAGGGCGGCTGTTTCCGGACGCCGGCCGACCAGGCTCGCCTCGGCGCCCCCGACGAGGGCGTGTCGAGGCTCGATCCCCAGCAGCCGACGCGCCGGCACCGGTGTGTCCTTACCCTTGATCGTCACCATCTCGGTGTCTGCGAGGACTGCGGTGAGCGCGACCAGCCGCGCGGTCGACTCCGAGAGCATCACCCCGCCCGGTGGGGCCACCGACTCCATCCGCTGCGCCAACCCCACCTGCTCACCGATCGCGGCGTAGCCCCGCACACCCGAACCGATCTCACCGGCGACCACCCGGCCCGAATTCAGGCCAACCCGCACGTGCAGATCCACACTGTCGCGGCGTTGTACCTCGGCCGCCAACCGGTTCGCCTCGTCCTGGATGGCCAGCGCGGACAAGCACCCCCGGATCGCATGATCCTCTAACGCAATCGGGGCGCCGAAGATCGCCATCACCCCGTCGCCGGTGAATTTCTCCATCGTGCCGCCGTACCGGCGCACCACCGCCGCGCCGCGACCGACCAGCTCGGCCATGATTTCGCGCAACCGTTCGGGACCCACCGTCGCGGCGATGTCCATCGAGCGCACCACATCGGCGAACAGCACCGTCACCTGCTTGTACTCCGCCGGCCGGCCGGCCGGCCGCACTGAGGCGCCGCACTCGCTACAGAACTTGGCCGTCACGCTCACCTCTGTGCCACACGAACCACAGCAAGGAGCAGCGGCTGCCAGTGCGCCGCCACTGCCCCGGGGCTCGGCCACGTCAATAGTCTTTCACCGGGGGCGGGCGTTGTCCGGCATATGGCAACCACACGCCCGGCAGCGATCCGGCATCCATATTGATCGCCGGCCGAGGGCCGTGACTCCGTCGAGCTCTCGCCGATCAGGACGACCAATCTGAACCAGGGATTCCAGGGTTTCTGGCGCCCCACAGCGTGAATGCGGCGGCTCGAGCTAAAGACCTTCGGGCCGTCCGTCCACCCGTCACGCTCAACCGAGGATCGGAAAGTGGCGCTTTGCGGCCAGTTCGTTCAAGCCCTCCTGCATGACGGACCTGACATGTTCATCGACCTCGCCGATGTCGGGCTCGTCCCCGAACTGCGCGACGACGTCGATCGCCGGCAGCACTCGAGTGACGATCTTCGTCGGAAGGGGGATGTTGATCGGTAACACGATGCTGAGGCCGAACGGAAAACCGACGCTGATCGGCAGGATGTCGGTTCGAAACAGTTTGCGCTCCAACCCTGTGAGCCGAAGGGCGCGGGCCAGCCGCCGGCCTCTGGCCACGTAGAACTGGTTCTCCTGTCCGCCGATGGACACCGACGGCACGATGGGGACGCCCGCTTGGATCGCGGTGGTCACATAGCCGGTACGCCCGCCGAAGTCGATGACGTTCTCGCGCCGCGTCGGCCGGTACACGTCGTAGTCGCCGCCGGGAAACACCAGTACCAGACCACCTTTCGCCAACGCTGCCGCGGCGTTCTCCGGGGTCGCCCGGATCACGCCGGTGCGCTCGAGGAAACCGGCCATCGGTCCCCGGAACATGTTGTCGTGCGCCAGGACGTAGAGCGGTCGCGCGTATCCGAAGGTGCGGTAGTAGTCGACGGCGAAGACCGAGAGGTCGAAGGTGACCAACCCGCCGGAGTGGTTGGACACCATCAGCGCCGGCCCCACCGGCACATGCTCCAAACCCGTTACCTGCGAACGGAAATAGGTCTTCACGAGCGGCCGGGTGAGGTCCACGACGCGTCGCGTCGCGTTCGGGTCCCACTTCTCCACTGCCGGAGTCGATGTCATGTTCCCCCTTGTTTCGGACCACCCGACGGCATCACGGTCACGGCATCGCCGCGGCCCACGTCCGATGCCCGTCGTAATCGAGTTCTGCGGCTCTCGCGCGGTAACGATCCCGACAGTCGCAATACCGATCCTGCTCACCGCGCGCCTGCGCCAGCATCATCCGTAGCTTCAGCAGCCAGACGTCACGTAACACCAGCTCACCGTCGGCCGGAGCGGCGGCCAACCGGTCGGTCGCGGCCTCGGCCTCCGCGAGGTCACCATCGGCCGCGCGACCGAGCAGGGTTTCCACCAGCACACCCGTCGTCGGAGTGCCCCACGCCGCCAGCTGACCCTCCCGGGCCAGCAGGTCGACAGCGGCGCGCATCAGCACAAGCGCCTCGTCGCCGTCTCCCCGCCGAGCCCACTCCCGTGCCAGGTACACGTCGACGAGAGGGCGATCCCCCAGGTTGTGTCGCTGACTCGAGAAGGCGTCGCGGACTTCGGCCAACAGAACCTGTCCGCGATCACGCTCTGCAACCGTCCCGCGGTGGACCAAAGCGATACCCAGCGGCAGTCGGGCGAAGGCCAACGCCATGTCATTGCCGGATCGCTCGGCAATTCGGAGCGCGTCCTCGATCTCGCGCAACGCGCGGCCATCGGCGGACAACACGCCATTCGCTATGCCTGGAAAGTAGCCCCAAGCGACGACAGCGGCATAGGTCAGAGGATCCGCGTTGTGGGCCATCGCGACACCGCGACGAAGGTCGCTGCGCCAGTCGCGACGACCGAGGCAGTAGCGCGCCATTGCGCGGGATGCGTGGGCGAGCGCCAACGGAGAACCGAAGATGAAATTTCCGGCGAACGGGTCGCCGTCGGCCAGGTCGATCATTCGTTGTGACCATCGCAAGACGTCGGAATATTCTCCGCCCTCGATCTTGGCGTAGATCGCGGGGAAGGACAGTCCCACCGTGAGAGTCGCATCGCCGAGCGATTCGATGAGGTTCATGGCTTCCGATGCCAGCCGCGATGCGTGACGAATTCGGCCCTGGTACGCATGATCCATCACGAGCCCGGCCATCGCGATCGCCAGTGACGGCTTGTCTCCGACGGCTGAGCACAACTGCCGCAGTTCGGCGAAGCGGGCGCCTGCATCATGCGCACGCACTCGATAGGCCGTCGCGCACAACATGGTGCGAGGAGCGACGCGCAACGAAGCACGGCCCACAACATCGGGCGGCAACTCATCGGCGATCGTTCGGGCCCGCTCCCAACTCAGTCGTGCGGCGGTGACATCACGGGCTCGCGCCCAACTCGCGGCGCGCATGTGCCAGTCATAGGCGGCGCGCGTGTCACCGGCGGCCTCCAGATGTTCGGCGATCAGGCCGGCGTTCTCGTCGGCCGAGTGGGGTTCGAGTTGTTGAAGCACGGCCGCCACGCGACGGTGCATGTGAGCGCGATCGGATCTGAGCTGCGACTCGTACGCCACCGCCCGGATGAGCGGATGGTGGAACACATACGTGGGTCGTCCCGCGACCTCGACCCGGTCGATGAACTGGGCCGTGATGAGATCGTCGACTTCCGGCTGGATGCCGAGCCGCGCGAGGAGGTCCGCGCTGAATCGTGAGCCCACCACTGCCGCTGCTGCCAGTGCACGTTTGGCTGTCGGCTCGAGTCGGTCGATGCGCGCACCGATCACCGCCTGCAAGCTCGGCGGCACGTTCACCTCACCAACCGATACCGACGACCGATATGCGCCCACCTCTCCTCGCAACAGACCGCGCTCAGCCAGGTCCCGCACGATCTCCTCGGCGAAAAACGGTATGCCGGCGGCCTTGTCGAGAATCATTCGGCACACGTCGGCGACCGACGGGTCCGGACCGAGCAGCTGCGCCACCAACACAGCAGCTTCGGCGTCACTCAACGGTTCCAACGCCAAGATTTCAGCACCCTGCAGAAGGGCTCCCGAATACTCGGGGCGATAGGTGACGATCACCAGCGACGTTGTCTGTGCGACCACCGCGAGGAACTCGGTCAGCATCGACTCACTGACTTGGTCGATCCAATGAACATCCTCGATGATGTACAGCGCTGGGGCCTCCCGCGCCATCAACGCAGCTCTCACCAGAGCCGTCAACCGTCGCCGTCGCGCATCGGGATCTATCCGAGGCGCAGCTGCATCAGAGTCGGCAATCCCCAGCAAGTCGGCGAGGAGCAGCAGATCGTCCGCGTCCGCATCAGCGAACCGCTCACGCAACAGGGCTCGAGCGGTTCGGGCTTCACAGCCTTCCACTCCGGTCGCCGCACGCAGAAGGCGAGTGAGCACGTGAAATGAGATCTGGCTGGTGTGGGACTCACAGAAGACTGTGAACACCTGGAGACCGCGAGTGAGCGCTGAGGCTGAAAGCTCGTGCATCAGACGACTTTTCCCGATTCCTGGCGGGCCCACCACTCCCAATACAGCGCCGTCCCCGTCGATGGCACCGTTCAGCGATGCTTCGAGTGCTCTCAGCTCCCGACACCGACCGACGAGATCCGACACGGCAAGCGTGACGATCCGATCCTGGCGCATGCCGATCAGGCGCCGAGCGGGCACCGGTTCATCGATACCTTTGATCTGCACCGACTCGGGCACAGCGAGATTGGCATTGCCCACGACAAGCCGTGCAGTGGAAGCGCTGAGCATCACCCCGTCCGGCGGCGCCACCGACTCCATCCGCTGAGCCATGCCGACCTGCTCGCCGATGGCCGTGTACCCGACTGCGGCCGAGATCATTTCACCGACGACAACCTCTCCCGAGTTCAGCCCGACCCGCAGTCGCAGATCCACCCCGTCTCGCGCTCGGATGTCGACAGCCAGCCGTTGCACCGCATCCTGAATCTCCAGTGCCGCCATGCATGCCCGAGAGGCGTGATCCTCCAGAGTCGCGGGCGCGCCGAACACCGCCATGATCCCGTCGCCGGTGAACTTGTCCAGCCTCCCCCCGTAGCGCTGCACCACAGCCTTCGCACGCCCCACCAGCTCGGCAAGAATCTCACGCAGTCGCTCGGCGCCGACCGCCGCGGCGAGGTCCATCGAATGCACCACATCGGCGAAGAGCACCGTCACCTGCTTGTACTCCGCCGAGGCGGCGGAGTGTCGCAGTGGTGCGCCACACTCGCTGCAGAACTTCGCGGCCGGACCTGGCGGCGTGCCGCAGGCCGCGCACGAGTTCCCTGGCTTCGACTGGACTGAACCCTCTGTCATGACATGGCCTGCGCCATCGCGATATGCCCCTCGAAGCCCAGGGCCGACGCCATCG
This window contains:
- a CDS encoding ATP-binding protein gives rise to the protein MSVTAKFCSECGASVRPAGRPAEYKQVTVLFADVVRSMDIAATVGPERLREIMAELVGRGAAVVRRYGGTMEKFTGDGVMAIFGAPIALEDHAIRGCLSALAIQDEANRLAAEVQRRDSVDLHVRVGLNSGRVVAGEIGSGVRGYAAIGEQVGLAQRMESVAPPGGVMLSESTARLVALTAVLADTEMVTIKGKDTPVPARRLLGIEPRHALVGGAEASLVGRRPETAALEAMADRMLGGRGGVVNVVGAPGIGKSRLAREAAAAAAGRGAEVFWAFCESHVSEVPFDALKRLLRSVSGVEGVDGPAARERVREHVPQADPQDLLLLDDLLGVADPEVALPAIDPDARRRRLTALINSAMLARTAPALYIIEDAQWIDTVSESMIADFLTVIPRTASTVLITSRPEYRGALTRVPSSQTITLAPLTDSDTAVLVADLLGVDPSVSELTTLIADRAAGNPFFAEEIVRELAQRGVLAGERGGYACDTDVADVSVPATVQAAIEARIDRLTNPAKRMLSAASVIGARFGTELVSALGIDVMFEELLTAELIDQVRFTPSAEYAFRHPLIRAVACESQLKSDRAQWHRRLATAIQEREPGSVEENAALIAEHLEAAGEVHAAYGWHMRAGAWLTDRDLGASRVCWERARRIADALPADHPDQLAMRIAPRTMLCATDFSARAVQESRGHFAELRELCSVAGDKVSLVIAMTGLLTELCYAGRTGEASQLASEQMALLESIGDPTLTMGLAFAALTMWGIAGEFGEILRWSQTVIDLAAGNPAKGAGFGFGSPLAAALAWRGAARWWLGRPGWRQDHHDAVAMARSSDPTTFACVVAWTYGLEIQFGVLRADDSALRASEEAMQTADGTSNNVALTMAEYTLGVALLNRDAAADRRRGLQLMVQARDIWRQGVPYLVPVTELWAARERATRGDRDGAIAVMRQAEDELHQTGSLGTYAVWGTSVLVETLLERGAAVDVADAQKAIDRLANWRADEGSAMREITLLRLRALLARVSGEDVAYRDLLSRYRAMADSLGFEGHIAQAAAMK
- a CDS encoding 1-acyl-sn-glycerol-3-phosphate acyltransferase → MTSTPAVEKWDPNATRRVVDLTRPLVKTYFRSQVTGLEHVPVGPALMVSNHSGGLVTFDLSVFAVDYYRTFGYARPLYVLAHDNMFRGPMAGFLERTGVIRATPENAAAALAKGGLVLVFPGGDYDVYRPTRRENVIDFGGRTGYVTTAIQAGVPIVPSVSIGGQENQFYVARGRRLARALRLTGLERKLFRTDILPISVGFPFGLSIVLPINIPLPTKIVTRVLPAIDVVAQFGDEPDIGEVDEHVRSVMQEGLNELAAKRHFPILG
- a CDS encoding ATP-binding protein, giving the protein MTEGSVQSKPGNSCAACGTPPGPAAKFCSECGAPLRHSAASAEYKQVTVLFADVVHSMDLAAAVGAERLREILAELVGRAKAVVQRYGGRLDKFTGDGIMAVFGAPATLEDHASRACMAALEIQDAVQRLAVDIRARDGVDLRLRVGLNSGEVVVGEMISAAVGYTAIGEQVGMAQRMESVAPPDGVMLSASTARLVVGNANLAVPESVQIKGIDEPVPARRLIGMRQDRIVTLAVSDLVGRCRELRALEASLNGAIDGDGAVLGVVGPPGIGKSRLMHELSASALTRGLQVFTVFCESHTSQISFHVLTRLLRAATGVEGCEARTARALLRERFADADADDLLLLADLLGIADSDAAAPRIDPDARRRRLTALVRAALMAREAPALYIIEDVHWIDQVSESMLTEFLAVVAQTTSLVIVTYRPEYSGALLQGAEILALEPLSDAEAAVLVAQLLGPDPSVADVCRMILDKAAGIPFFAEEIVRDLAERGLLRGEVGAYRSSVSVGEVNVPPSLQAVIGARIDRLEPTAKRALAAAAVVGSRFSADLLARLGIQPEVDDLITAQFIDRVEVAGRPTYVFHHPLIRAVAYESQLRSDRAHMHRRVAAVLQQLEPHSADENAGLIAEHLEAAGDTRAAYDWHMRAASWARARDVTAARLSWERARTIADELPPDVVGRASLRVAPRTMLCATAYRVRAHDAGARFAELRQLCSAVGDKPSLAIAMAGLVMDHAYQGRIRHASRLASEAMNLIESLGDATLTVGLSFPAIYAKIEGGEYSDVLRWSQRMIDLADGDPFAGNFIFGSPLALAHASRAMARYCLGRRDWRSDLRRGVAMAHNADPLTYAAVVAWGYFPGIANGVLSADGRALREIEDALRIAERSGNDMALAFARLPLGIALVHRGTVAERDRGQVLLAEVRDAFSSQRHNLGDRPLVDVYLAREWARRGDGDEALVLMRAAVDLLAREGQLAAWGTPTTGVLVETLLGRAADGDLAEAEAATDRLAAAPADGELVLRDVWLLKLRMMLAQARGEQDRYCDCRDRYRARAAELDYDGHRTWAAAMP